tatgACACAACATGGTAGTAAAGCTTGTCATTAGGTTTACCTTTTTGTAACCTATACATGATTTATCCTATTGTTGTGAAATATTAAGATGAACTTCTGGTGACTGACTCCATTTTTAGAGAGAGAACACATGACCTctatttttctttgtcagaGTAACCAAACATGGTGACAATGCCTAAgttaaattataaataaacCTACAGCAATTGTGGTACTGCAGTTAAGTGCTGAATGTGCACTACAGGTCTGAGTACCAAGCAACACTCTGGTGAGGAAACCACTTCCTGTTCTTTGGAAAGATCAGTAAAGGCCACATTAAAAGCTATTATGCTGATACAGCTGAGCTGTCAATGACGAGAGGCTCCTAATCAACACTACGTCATCATAACACTGATAATGCTCACCAGTCTGAAGCAGCTAATTCCTTAATGTAAGCAAAGGAATACATTTCTTGTATGGTTGCTTTTGATGAACTGAACTGCAGAAAGTAACCTTCAGGTGAAATGGTTTCAAATGGAATGGCATAAAATGTATAGTATCCAAGCAAATGCACACTACATGAAAAAATGATCAGACTAAACTAATTACTGTATAGGCATACATAAATGGATGTAAACatttatacagtatattacCATGTGCAGCTTTGGAGCAAGTACACATTTCAGTTTATTACAGTATTGCAATCAAACTTATACACAAaaaatgcacacagaaaaaTCAGAATGTGATTTGCTGCAAACAAAGTGACTCAGCTGCTAAACAGTGacacataaaaataaacatggtATCCTTCAGAAACGCTTGTGTGTGGAAAAACTATACATGGCGCTCCAGAAAAAATTAGATGATAGAGTACTAGACATACTGCACAAATATATCCATTGTACCAAactaaaacagacagaaaatctTACCTTTGCGTCTCGTTCAGTTACTCACAGattatttgtctttgtcacTGTGTCGTGTGTCCACACACAGTAAAGTGACGGGAGCGGAGAGAACACAGGTTTGGAAAAGGGTGGGGAGGGAGATGAGGGAATAAGCTTTATCTTCGCTGTCATATTCACCATCACGGTAAGATGATGCGTAATAAGATTAGGTGTAATACCAGCTTTAGTGTTATGGATTCAAAACAGCAAAGCAgacacaggaagaaaaaaaaaaacaagatacgGAGTCATGTGGAAAGGTAAGAGCACTTCCAGAACTCAAATTGAGTCTGTAGATCAACCCTGGATCAGGATGTCTAAAAATCACAAGGCAAATCCAGGAACTCTGTTTTAAACTATCACAATGCTGTTATTATCACAGCATCGTCAAGTTAGACCTTGGAAATAAACTCTGACTCACTGGGACATTAAGCCTTAGTTAAATCAAATATCCCTGTTCTTCATGAATATTGTTGACAAAAAGGTGCCGTAGCTGCAGGGTTTatctcagaatcagaatcagaatcagaatcagaaatcctttaatgtcccgcagacggggaaatttgcttgacacagcagcaacagaatattacaaaaacagaaacatattacaagaacagaaacaatagcaaaaataagtAATAGAATTAAAAAGGGGAGAAATAAATCGACATATATACgtatttacatgatatagtgcaCAATTAAcagcattttgtttgttttgttttgttttttaaacgtagattttaaatacagataataaatgTGGGTGTTAAGGAAACTTACCAGAAGTCATGCACaatgcaaaaacagaaaactaaaaacTGCTCACACTCTCTCTAGGCTACAACCGCAGGTTCAGGTGTCAGATTTCCATTGGTTgagaatgtgtttctttttctccaccTACTACACTGTGCAGTCCTGCTGTTCCTTTTGTGTTGGATGAAGTCAACATGCCATTGGGTTCATGTCAGGTAGTGGGAGCTGGACCAGGCAGCACagatcagagtcctgcacgggttcgggtacccgcgggtacccgacgggtgacccgcacaatttggatgaaacgggtgaaaaatgatgtcctgtgtcggacacgggtgcggatcgggtcggacgcctagagagcgcgggtcgggttttgcgattgtcattttcatggcgtcaggtacaaaaaaaaaaaaatcattagcgacacatctacaaaaatatgcctgcatttcaaaatgataagcatgtactgtattgacccgaatataggacaagggttttttcgatgaaaattatgtgtaaaagtggggtcgtcttataatcggggtctaaccgttgacacatgctgatagttgtctgggtcgctacacgaccgcaacagcagagggcgccagcttattagAGACGTCACttacactgtggctgcggttatctgtcaatcacagcggagaagaagtgacaggacatgaaaaatggagagacgcggtgattttacggagaaaagtggatcaagtggggcaagttaacagacatctgaggcggagctatgatgctaattttaagataatggtgatcaatgcagtggaggcgccaaacaactgtcagccagccaagaaatatggagttatggagtgtaacgtccgaagatggcgggtccaaaaagaccgtctgaaaacgctaacagtaagagaaaagcttctcgtggtcctctaagcgggcgcttccaagagattgacaggagggtatgtgaatttgttattgagaaacgaattttggttatcagagtctttttctgaagattaatcttgaaaagaggggtcgtcttataatcagggtcgtcctatattagggtcaatacggtatatttcatatgagctcattcatgcgtgcttgcgcagtcccagaactcccattccccacgctggcttactttcatttttaaaaactgcgtcagtctaattttgcttcgggtgcgggtcgggcgtcggtaccaatttatagcgggtcggctcgggtgcggaatgtaatttgtgctactgtcgggaaacggttcggatgcggttttaagtacgacgggtacgggcgggtgcgggtttgcaaaataagacccgtgcaggactctggcaCAGATTTCACCATGGCCAACCTTTTTCCCATGTAAGTATGTCTACATTGCCGAAGGTGATGATAGTGAATAAAACAGCAGTTACTGGATGTAACTCCAGCGTTTATGAGCAAATGTTTATCTCTTTAAGTGCTTATTATCACAGCAACAGTAAcgcacatttttttaaaataatgtagGTGCTGCTGACAGTGTTGCAAAATCCATGTTAGTGTAGCAGAAAGTGTTGACAGTGACAAAACCAGTATACTGCCCACCTCCACTTTGTAATGTTAAAtacaggcttggggagtaacggactacatgtaacggcgttacgtaattaggatacaaaaaaacagtaactgtattccgttacagttacagaaaaaaaagacgtaatcagattacagatacatctggaaaaaaattgggattattagttggattacaattaaaatatatgatgatgaatgatgaataaatgtgaatgaatgaattaatctaacacttgccaatgctGCAATGCCGTATGCACACATTACTACACTTCAgacaagtcagtcacaacgaccttctgctctcaagtgaagccagacggctcattatggactcgagcgctagagaaaaaaatgctttcactgcgtggaaatttcgccattactttgtttctaaagaagtaagagggaacaacatcactgcacagtgcaagctatgcctccctgctgtgcacacactgtcatcgtccaaggactccacatctaatttaaagaaacatttaatggtaagcgaaactgcgaacgttagctagctacatagaaattctgttagctagctacacagaaattctgttagctaaagttaacattagttagcctgctaaccaggCTCGGGCTGTCATTGTTtcaactactgctgctgctgctactaggtactactactgggtctgtgggtggtgctgctggtgaccgggatggtacgtgttgaggttttttggtagttttgaagtctcgttttggttcgctcccgtttgccctgttaaagttaagacattacattgttaatacaaactcaacacttcctgtgtccgtctcaaattaaaagtcctctagcataaatagctcagtaggcttttattgtgaaacatttgcacggacttAATCGTGGAAATCTTGTTGACTTGCGAGAGCCCCATAGGCActtgaaatgtagctactgccaccttgtgaggcttgtacgttacaaaattgcctgaaaaacctgcagtgactgaaatgggtcactaacacttagatcacaacaaggtattgaattagcatgattatattaggaaattgtatgggtaattttgggggacaaataagtgacacacatcctatatgtgggggtgttttactactgctattactagaaataggcctagtagttacaataacactaataataactgttaccattattattattattattattattattattattgtaatatgtcatgtaattcttgaatacagctgaatagtcagtagtcaatgaataaaactgaataagtctaacataccctacaattaattaaatatttaatttgttttatgtgttccTTGGAGGAAGTCTTTAATTGCATGTgcattgaggtaatccaaaagtaacttaaagtaatcaagttacattactttaatattgtggtacttggattacgttactgactacattttttaacaggtaattagtaactgtatcggactacatttttaaagtaaccctcccaaccctggtTAAATATGAAATAGACATAACACATGCAGTTTGCTATCGGACCCAGGTGCCTGGGCAGGTGCAGCTTTTTATGAAAATACTCAGAGGAAGTCTTAAGATGGTATGAAAGATATGCAAAACGGAAACAAGCAGGAAGAGCAAACCCCCTCAGATGAGACTTGTTACATGTAGTACGTGGTGTATTGCACCATTTCCACATAATTTCTCATCTATTTCTCGAAACCACTTGTGTCTGGAGGGTtaatattattacattaaattCTAAAAGCACAGTGTTATATACATGCACAAAATCCATTTATATTGCAGTATTTTGAACCTAGTATCAATTGTCTGATATATCCCAGGTGTCCAAGCTTGTTCATCAAAACAAGGCAAAGGGGTTAAGATCTGAGCGTGTAGACTACAGTTTCCTTTTTAGGAAGTGTTACtaagttttttttactgaacaAGTCAAACACTGTTCCTGATTCCTCTCATATAATACGCACAAACCTTTAATCCAGGTTACCTCTAATACTACTACTAAAATTTAGAATTGGCTGGTGTGAAACCTGACAAAGATGGAACTCTGACCTTGTGACGGaccatttctgtgtttttgtgtcaccAAAActaaagagggcactttaaatGTAACAAGACAACCAGTTAATTCCTATTTTCATTGTTTACCACACATTTAAGATATAACCTTTAGTCTTGTCAGCTGCATATTAAGTTAACAGTGATAACAGCCAATACTATTAAAGCTaaagcctaaatgacttttgaCTGTCTTTGAATATCACACAGACACTACACGACAGCAGTTTTAGGACAGCCCCTTCAGTGGATGCAGTGTCTTTGTCACTTAACTCAGCTCAGTCAGCAGAACTGAACACTCCTGACTCTCTCCTACTTCCACTGCAAACCTGGAATCAGTCACTGGTAAGATgtttatttcattgtattttttttccataggAATCTCTATTTAACATTCTATGCCTCCCTTTGAAATGTACATATGCGAACTTGAAACcagtatatgttttttttttttaaatgcacattGATGATCtaacaaaaatcaaacagacCCCTGGTAATAAACCTTCACCTTCATACAAAATCCTTTATTCTGTAATGGCACCTATCTCACAATTATCTTTAATTACATGAAAACCTTTCCCTAATACTTTGTCCCAGTGACAAGCAATAACCTTATTTAAACAGTGCTGACTCATTGGCACATATAAAGCTGAAGAATTACAGGTTTATTCTATAAATGGCCTTTATGTAACATGTTACTTGTAATAATCAGTTTTTTATCTGcaatatgtgagcagattgcaGCGTgacgtgaaaaatgagaccttcctgTGTTTCTcggttgcctatacaagcctgttgaggatttgtttaaaaggggcactatgtagttttggaaaagataTACTTACAGTATCAATGACTTAAGAacacaaagtcagaaatattcattttctCCTTAagtgaataaaccagctgttctcagaggaaaataagatcccagaacactgttcgaagctagaaaggtggcagggtccgccacatataaacgaAGTAgaacagtataaattgtgttgtcctttaaggtcagtttgttcattcattttatcCAGTAAGTGAAGACCGTTCTCTTCTGATCAACAaatcccccaaaactacatagtgcaccttcaaGTTGTTAAATGCTGCTGGACTATGGATTTCTTAGGGTCAGATTTTATGCAACGTTCTCAAAATATGTGACTAACGTGCACGTTCTCAGGTGCCACACCTCAGCACCATACTCCACTCTGCTAATGGAAAAAAAGTCTAGAAATGGAGTTCTTATAGGCTATACACAAGTAAGGTTGCTTGAGACAGTCCCCAAACATTACCCAAAGCTTTGGCAACCACAGATTTCACTCTAGTCAGCAGAAATTTGGTACGTAACATGgctataacacacaaacacacacacacacacacacacacacacacacacacacacacacttgtttcagttccttggagttgaaacgtcttcaagaaactgaaacgtGTCCAGCTGCCTTTGATACAGCACTTAAAACAGCATTAACACCATATTGTAACCCACAGCATCATTTGGTCTAAACAGATGATAAACACTGACAATGTTCCACTGAAAGTCATGATGTCAGGAGTCCTGTAATGAATCACCGTGCTGTCACAGTTGTACACAGGGCAAATGAGTGGGTGAATCTTtctaaaaatatgtaaaataacttaaaatctTTTTGATTTATAGACTTATGAGgtttttttctcatcaaatCTACACTTTATAAATAGCTAACACCTGGCTCATTAATTGTTTATTACAAAATACCtgaataatatatattaatatacaattcaaacaaatgcacagaaaaaaacatctctctGACAGATAAAGCAGAAGTGAAAGCAGATCTGACCAATATGTCAactgcagagaggaagatgaggaacTACTTGTTTCCTGCGAGCGGAGATGTCAAACATCCACTCGTTCCTTAATCaagtacagatatttgtgtAAAAGACTCTGGCAAAAgtatttattgattgctgtcagGATtttcaggactttttttttctagaatAACTCATCAACCCTAGCTTCAACTTACATGACATGTTACCAAACAAGCACTTACATCTGCCAACCAAACATGCACTCATTGGACATTTGGCTCATTTGCTGCGTGTGAGGGTTGAGCGGAATTCTGGTTCAGCTGATGTGATTAGAAACAGTTGTATTTCATGAGCAATTGTTTAAACTAAGTGCAAAAGGACTAACACAGATCTTTATCGTCAATGTGCCACAGGAAAACCCCCAGCCATGAGCAATGATGATGACTGGTATCAGCGCTACCTGGACATGAGAGATGAATATGACTATGAAAACGCGACTGACCCGAGTTACGTGCTCAGTCAGCCTGTCAAGCTCTGTTCGAAGGAATCCCTCAACAGCTTCGGTGCGACAATCATCCCAGTTTTCTACTATGTCAACTTCATCCTGAGTTACCTCGGCAATGGGCtcgtcctcttcatcatctacaAGTACGAGAAGCTCAACTCAGTGACAAACATCTTCCTCCTAAATTTGGTCGTCTCCAACATTCTCTTTGCCTCCAGTCTCCCCTTCTGGGCCACATACCATATGTCTGAGTGGATTTTTGGTCCGGCTCTGTGTAAGATAGTAAGCAGCGCCTACTTCATTGGTTTCTACAGCTCCATCCTCTTCCTTACACTCATGACTTTTGACCGATACCTTGCAGTGGTGCACGCGGTGGCAGCTGCCAAGAGCAGGAAAAGGGCATATGCCATCATTGCATCCGTGGTAGTTTGGTGCATCAGTATCATAGCAAGTATCAAAGAGCTCGTTCTCAAAAACGTGTCGGAGAATGCGCTCTCTGGGCTAATGTGTGACGAGTCAGGATACCCCGAGATCACCATGGCACGCTGGCGTCTGGTCACGTATTACCAACAATTCCtgctcttcttccttctccctctGTTCATGGTGATGTACTGCTACATCAGCATCACCATACGCATCCTGTCCACCCGCATGAAGGAGAAGTGCCGTGCCATCAAGCTCATTTTTGTCATCATCTTCACCTTCTTCATCTGCTGGACGCCATACAATATTGTCATCCTCCTTCGAGCTATTCAGATCTCCAGCCCAGGTGAGGAGGGCGACATCTTGTGTTCTGCAGAGGAGAATCTGGACTATGCATTGTATGTGACCCGGAACATAGCCTATTTGTATTGCTGCATTAGTCCTGTGTTCTACACATTCGTTGGAAAGAAGTTCCAGAGTCACTTCAGAAGGCTGATGGCAAAGAACATCCCCTGTCTGAAGAGACGTGTGAGCCTCAACAGCCAGAGCACCAGAACCACATCACAGAAGACACCACATTCAACTTATGAGTACTAGttctagacacacacacacacacacaaaaccacacacacacacacacacacacacacacacacactgtgacttTATGCAGCTTAATCTTGTATGCGACCAGACACATTTACTACTCTGTCTGGAGTTACTTTACCTATGTTACTACTGGCCAAAATTAGAAAAGATGTAACTGCAACTGCAAAGCAATTGACAGAATGGTGTTTTGGATTAAATCACTTTTTAACGGGATTCATCTGGAAAAAATGGACAcactcttgtgtttttgttttacaaggATCTGTAAAACAGATCTCTACAATGTGGAGCCCATTCCTTTCTCGTGCTAAACAATTGCATTTCCCTGCAGTTCTACAGTTATATACTGCCTTTGTTGGATGGCGATGAGGAAATTGCATATTTGGTCATATCatattaattttttcttttagtttttgcctgtttgtttccttttcagatttgtttgtttgtttttggtatCCATGTGGGAATATATGTTTCATATAACATATAAGGCAATCTGCAAGTGCAATTATTctaaaaaaccaacaaaaaaagaagctacAAAATGTTGAAAGATAATTTCTCTATTACATCCATATACTGAGTATTCTAATCTTGCTGATTTTATGTTGGATGTTgcattttgaatgaaatgtgaTGCATTTGATACATCCTGtcttttgaataaaatacattacAATAAAGTGCTTTAAAATGTACTGTATCTTAATCTTCCAATACATGATGCAATCAAACTATTACCCTGCAACAGCTGTCATTTCAAGGATTCATATATaaatcacacgcacacacgctggATATAGTTCTCTTTACTCGCGTATTTTGTGGGATGAGACGAATGATCATTTCTCCTTTCTGACAgaacatctggagacatttCCTGTCAGCTAAGCACATTCCTCTGGTGAATCAGTGCAGTCAAGTCTTGAGAAACAACATGGAATAATGGTATATGGGTGTAGTGATAGTACATTATGTTGAAACAGTTTGATGAAATAGGCTTTGTCATAAATACAGTCTGAGTCAGTGTTATTGCCAAATTTTTGCTGAGAACATAGCAAACAACAACTGCATTAAAAGTACTTCTGACAGAAACTCAGGAAGGCTACATTTCAGAGCCAGACACTGGTCAGGTTTTACAGAGGAGCagtagaaagcatcctgactggacaCATGACAAACTGTCAGGTTCATCggggcccaggacaggaaggctctacagcgggTCATTAAAACCACAAGAACATCCCTgctaccatctacagagcatcagggacatcagtgaagtgagatgtctgcacagagcccaaagatactaaaGACAACagccacccagccacagtctgttcatccTTCATGTCGGGGCTGGTTTAATTAGCTGTAAGACTCAAACGTACAGTGGGACACATGAAAATGGCATTTAAACTTCTCATCGCCAACATCTCAAAAGACATTCCAGAATATTTCCCCACCATTTCTCACGCTTCCATATGGCTCGttcatgctgctgctggacacaCATCCAAAAAGCTGCAGCTTTCTTTCTACGGTGGGATCTTATTGGCCAAGTGCCAAACTCCAGTTCTGAGAATTGAAGCAAATGTGGAAGAACCAAACACAGCACTTCCTTGACTTGGCAAGCAAGTATGAGCACATCTCACCTATTTTAGCTTCACTCCACTGGCTGCCCGTCCATTTTaggattcattttaaaattcttttatttgcttttaaagcCTTGAATGGCCTTGCCCCACCcttcctctctgagctgctgcacccCTACACTCCCAGCCGAtctctcaggtcagctgaccagctgctcctgacaGTGCCTAAAGCTAGGCTTAAGCTCAGAGGGGACCGAGCGTTTGACATTGCAGCTCTAAAGCTTTGGAATGGTCTGCCGCTGCACATTAGACCggccttctctctgtctcattttaaaactcttcttaaaacccacatcttttctttggcttttaATACCACGTAGagtgttgattttatttgtttttatgtgattgtatttgttttttgtgcacacatgcagttttttttaaatgtatttatttatttatttctatctctgttttatccttttgtgcagcactttggaaaccttgtgtttgtttaaactcgtgctatataaataaagtggatTGGATTGGCTTTAAAAGCCAGTCAGTcccatgttaaaatgttaaaatgtctgtAAACTGTATAGCAGAAAtcaacatgtttacagcctggaacaaaaactgttttgggCTCTATACCTAATTTATCCCTACAACTGCACAGGGTTGAATTTTTAAATactttacatatttacataataCTTTTAAATTCACCGGTTTAAATTACACTAAGGCTTACAGTTACAAATAATTATGGGCATGGCCGCTTTGAGTGACAGGTACCGACAAGCTGTCTGCTTGGCTTCACCTCAGCTAATTCAGCCACTGACCTGGATCTCTCTGGCAGTATTTGTGGTGTTGGTACCTTCTGGAGAATTTCTTATGTAGATATCGGACAAATACTATATCTTTCTGTGCTGTAAATTGGAATGAAAGACACCACTGAGGGACAGACACCTGTGTTTTGGATTAATGTGCAGCTCTGTTGGCATGAACTGTCGGACCTGCAGGAGCAAGTGACCTCTGCTGGCAGAGCCTGGAGCTTCAGGGCTTCAGAGGTTCCTCCAGAATCTAGAAAAATTCACTGGGTGCCAAATGTTTAAACAATGAGTACACATGGTGTACGAACGGCCACTGTCAGTATGCATGATGTCCTGACATATAACATGAACAACAATGGTTGAGAGGATACTAATCGTGGCCATTATGGACACCCAGAGCTGAACAATAACACATCTACTCTTACGGAGACAGGACAAACAGTGAGCGAGAAAGTCTACCTGGTAAGTTTTGGAATTATTCCTCAGCACAGCAAAGCTCTGATCGATCTGAACTCCATTCAGCATTTTACAAGTTGTTTGCTTGTCGTCTGGCTGACAGACCTGAAGAAGCATGTATTCAGGCTTTTTACAAGGCATAATGATGCAGTTATTTGGGTGTCCATCTGATCGACTGATTGCAGTCAGATCACATGCTGGGTGCTGCATGGTTGTGGTTATTTACAGGGCCATGCcctttaataacatttaaaaattcaAATTTGTTCAGTGAGGTTTTATTTCAGTAGGAACTCAATGACCGCCAAAGACTTTCTCATTCACTTTTGCACACATGGCATTAAATCTTCATGATCACTCAAAAATATGAGTTTCTCCTAATTGGAATGAGGCTCAG
The sequence above is drawn from the Sparus aurata chromosome 21, fSpaAur1.1, whole genome shotgun sequence genome and encodes:
- the ccr12a gene encoding chemokine (C-C motif) receptor 12a translates to MSNDDDWYQRYLDMRDEYDYENATDPSYVLSQPVKLCSKESLNSFGATIIPVFYYVNFILSYLGNGLVLFIIYKYEKLNSVTNIFLLNLVVSNILFASSLPFWATYHMSEWIFGPALCKIVSSAYFIGFYSSILFLTLMTFDRYLAVVHAVAAAKSRKRAYAIIASVVVWCISIIASIKELVLKNVSENALSGLMCDESGYPEITMARWRLVTYYQQFLLFFLLPLFMVMYCYISITIRILSTRMKEKCRAIKLIFVIIFTFFICWTPYNIVILLRAIQISSPGEEGDILCSAEENLDYALYVTRNIAYLYCCISPVFYTFVGKKFQSHFRRLMAKNIPCLKRRVSLNSQSTRTTSQKTPHSTYEY